The Mixta hanseatica genome includes a region encoding these proteins:
- the surA gene encoding peptidylprolyl isomerase SurA, with product MKNWRMLILGVALAANTAIAAPQVVDKVAAVVNNGVVLESDVDGMMHSVKAQAQQAGQQLPDDRTLRHQIVERLVMDNIILQMGKQMNVQISDQQLDQAIGNIAAQNRMSLDQMRSRLAYDGVNYNAYREQIRKEMQIAEVRNNEVRRRVTILPQEVDTLAKQVSAQNTQGTELNISHILLPLPENPTQQQVDDQENLAKQLMGELNSGADFGKLAVTYSADPQALQGGNMGWGKIEELPTLFAQALSTAKKGDIVGPIRSGVGFHILKVNDLRGEKQNISVTEVHARHILLKPSPIMTDDQARQKLTQIANDIKSGKTSFAAAAKQFSDDPGSANQGGDLGWSSPEIFDPAFRDALLRLHKGETSQPVHSSFGWHLIQLLDTRQVDKTDAAQKERAYRLLFNRKFAEEAQTWMQEQRASAYVKILDANAQ from the coding sequence ATGAAGAACTGGAGAATGCTGATACTGGGTGTGGCGCTGGCCGCTAACACCGCGATCGCAGCCCCGCAGGTAGTCGATAAAGTCGCCGCCGTGGTCAATAACGGCGTCGTTCTGGAAAGTGATGTTGATGGCATGATGCATTCGGTGAAAGCGCAGGCGCAGCAGGCTGGACAGCAGCTGCCTGATGACCGCACGCTGCGCCATCAAATTGTCGAACGTCTGGTAATGGATAATATTATCCTGCAGATGGGCAAGCAGATGAACGTTCAGATCTCCGATCAACAGCTGGACCAGGCGATCGGCAACATTGCCGCCCAGAACCGCATGTCGCTGGATCAGATGCGCAGCCGCCTGGCCTATGACGGCGTGAACTACAATGCTTACCGCGAGCAGATCCGCAAAGAGATGCAGATTGCGGAAGTGCGTAACAATGAAGTGCGTCGTCGCGTCACCATCCTGCCGCAGGAAGTGGATACGCTGGCGAAACAGGTCTCTGCGCAAAATACCCAGGGTACCGAACTGAATATCAGCCATATCCTGCTGCCGCTGCCGGAAAACCCAACGCAGCAACAGGTGGACGATCAGGAAAACCTGGCGAAACAGCTGATGGGCGAACTGAACAGCGGCGCTGACTTCGGTAAGCTGGCGGTCACCTACTCAGCCGATCCACAGGCTTTGCAGGGCGGCAACATGGGCTGGGGCAAAATCGAAGAGCTGCCGACCCTGTTTGCTCAGGCGCTGAGCACGGCGAAAAAAGGCGACATTGTCGGCCCTATCCGTTCCGGCGTGGGTTTTCATATCCTGAAAGTGAATGATCTGCGCGGTGAAAAACAGAATATCTCCGTAACCGAAGTGCATGCGCGCCATATTCTGCTGAAGCCGTCGCCAATTATGACCGATGACCAGGCACGTCAGAAACTGACGCAGATTGCCAACGACATTAAAAGCGGTAAAACCAGCTTTGCGGCGGCGGCCAAGCAGTTCTCTGACGATCCGGGATCGGCAAACCAGGGCGGCGATCTGGGCTGGAGCTCACCGGAGATCTTCGATCCAGCCTTCCGTGATGCGCTGCTGCGTCTGCATAAAGGCGAAACCAGCCAGCCGGTTCACTCCTCTTTTGGCTGGCATCTGATTCAACTGCTGGATACGCGTCAGGTTGATAAGACCGATGCGGCGCAGAAAGAGCGTGCTTACCGTCTGCTGTTTAACCGTAAGTTCGCTGAAGAAGCGCAAACCTGGATGCAGGAACAGCGCGCCAGCGCCTATGTGAAGATCCTGGATGCCAATGCTCAATAA
- the lptD gene encoding LPS assembly protein LptD, producing MKKRIPTLLATMIGAALYSQHALADDLMSQCMLGVPNYTRPVVQGDANQLPVTIHSDNAKGNYPDDAVFTGKVDIQQGNSRLQSDEVQLHQRQKPGETTPLRTVDALGNVHYDDNQVILKGPKAWSNLNTKDTNVWNGDYQMVGRQGRGSADQMKLRGNSRYTILENGSFTSCLPGSNSWSVVGSEVIQDREEQVAEIWNARFKLGAVPIFYSPYLQLPIGDRRRSGFLIPNAKYSNNDGFQFALPYYWNIAPQMDATITPNYQSKRGLQWQNEFRYLTTAGAGLVEFDYLPSDDEYKRDEAARGSDDGDSNRWLFFWRHSGVYQQHWRFNANYTKVSDPYYFNDLDSEYYSTTDGYATQKFSIGYADTNWDATLSSKDFQIFDTNRSRNIYRAQPQFDFNYYKNDIGPFDTHLYAQAVQFTNVNDNLPDAVRLHLEPTINLPLANDWGSLNTEAKLLATHYQQSNIDYYNSQNGNNQLKEDVNRVMPQFKVDGRMVFERNMNWAEGYTQTLEPRVQYLYLPYRDQSHIQAYDSTLLQTDYTGLFRDRTYSGLDRIASANQVASGLTTRIYDTDLVERFNLSVGQIYSFTPSRTGLNSTSDEDDTGSLIWAGDTWWRVSDRWGVRGGVQYDTRLDNIAQGNAVVEYRRDADRMVQLNYRYSSPEYVASALNRNITNNPIYENGISQVGMTASWPIADSWAVVGAYYYDTKEKKAAEQLVGLQYSSCCYAVRVGYQRKINGWENDDSKYENQISFNIELRGLSPNYGLGTNQMLRQGILPYQRAF from the coding sequence GGCCACAATGATTGGCGCAGCGCTTTATAGTCAGCACGCCCTCGCCGACGATTTAATGTCGCAGTGTATGCTGGGCGTACCCAACTATACTCGTCCCGTGGTTCAGGGTGACGCCAACCAACTGCCGGTAACGATACATTCTGATAATGCGAAGGGTAACTATCCCGACGATGCGGTATTTACCGGCAAAGTGGATATTCAGCAGGGCAATAGCCGTCTGCAGTCCGACGAAGTTCAGCTGCATCAGCGCCAAAAGCCAGGCGAAACTACCCCGCTTCGCACCGTCGATGCGCTGGGTAATGTGCACTATGACGATAATCAGGTTATCCTGAAAGGGCCGAAAGCCTGGTCTAACCTGAACACCAAAGATACTAACGTCTGGAACGGCGATTATCAGATGGTCGGCCGTCAGGGACGCGGCAGCGCCGATCAGATGAAACTGCGCGGCAACAGCCGTTACACCATCCTGGAAAACGGCTCTTTTACCTCGTGCCTGCCGGGCAGCAATAGCTGGAGCGTGGTCGGCTCGGAGGTCATTCAGGATCGTGAAGAGCAAGTGGCGGAAATCTGGAACGCGCGCTTTAAACTCGGCGCGGTCCCGATTTTCTATAGCCCTTATCTGCAGCTGCCGATCGGCGACCGTCGCCGCTCCGGCTTCCTGATTCCGAACGCTAAATACAGCAATAATGATGGCTTCCAGTTTGCCCTGCCCTATTACTGGAACATCGCGCCGCAGATGGATGCCACCATTACGCCAAACTATCAGAGCAAGCGCGGCCTGCAGTGGCAGAACGAATTCCGCTATCTGACCACCGCCGGCGCCGGCCTGGTTGAATTTGACTACCTGCCGAGCGACGACGAATACAAACGTGACGAAGCGGCGCGCGGTAGCGACGATGGCGACTCTAACCGTTGGCTATTCTTCTGGCGCCACTCCGGCGTTTATCAGCAGCACTGGCGCTTTAACGCCAACTACACCAAAGTCAGCGATCCTTATTATTTCAACGATCTCGACTCAGAGTATTACTCCACGACCGATGGCTATGCCACGCAGAAATTCAGCATCGGCTATGCGGATACCAACTGGGACGCCACGCTCTCCAGTAAAGACTTCCAGATTTTTGATACTAACCGATCAAGAAACATCTACCGCGCGCAGCCGCAGTTTGACTTTAACTATTACAAGAATGATATCGGGCCGTTTGATACCCATCTCTATGCGCAGGCGGTGCAGTTCACCAACGTGAACGATAATCTGCCGGATGCGGTGCGTCTGCATCTGGAGCCGACCATCAACCTGCCGCTGGCCAACGACTGGGGCAGCCTGAATACCGAAGCGAAACTGCTGGCGACCCACTACCAGCAGAGCAATATCGATTATTATAATTCTCAGAATGGAAATAATCAGTTAAAAGAAGATGTTAACCGCGTCATGCCGCAGTTTAAAGTAGATGGTCGCATGGTGTTCGAGCGCAACATGAACTGGGCGGAAGGCTACACCCAGACGCTTGAACCGCGGGTGCAGTATCTTTATCTTCCCTATCGCGACCAGAGCCACATCCAGGCGTATGACTCGACGCTGCTGCAAACCGACTATACCGGCCTATTCCGCGATCGCACTTACAGCGGCCTGGATCGTATCGCGTCAGCCAACCAGGTGGCCAGCGGCCTGACCACACGTATTTATGATACCGATCTGGTTGAACGTTTTAACCTATCCGTGGGTCAAATCTACTCGTTTACCCCGTCGCGCACCGGACTGAACTCTACCAGCGACGAAGATGATACCGGCAGCCTGATCTGGGCCGGTGACACCTGGTGGCGCGTTAGCGACCGTTGGGGCGTTCGTGGCGGCGTTCAGTACGATACGCGTCTGGACAATATTGCGCAGGGCAACGCGGTAGTGGAATACCGTCGCGATGCTGACCGCATGGTGCAGCTGAACTACCGTTACAGCAGCCCGGAGTATGTGGCCAGCGCGCTGAACCGCAACATTACCAACAATCCGATTTACGAAAACGGTATTTCGCAGGTTGGGATGACGGCCAGTTGGCCAATTGCCGATTCATGGGCCGTAGTGGGCGCGTACTACTATGATACCAAGGAGAAAAAGGCAGCTGAGCAACTGGTGGGCTTGCAGTATAGTTCCTGCTGCTATGCCGTCCGCGTGGGTTACCAGCGCAAAATCAACGGCTGGGAAAACGACGACAGTAAGTATGAAAACCAAATCTCATTCAACATTGAGTTGCGTGGCCTGAGCCCGAACTACGGCCTGGGCACCAACCAAATGCTACGTCAGGGCATTCTGCCTTACCAGCGCGCTTTCTGA